The genomic segment CTCGTAGTCGACCTCGGGGTCCGGGCGGTGGAACTGGTACAGATCGATCTCGTCGGTCCGGAGTCGATCGAGACTGCCGAGGATCGCGTTGCGGAGGTAGCCCGGTTCACCACACCGTGGCCACGCGGCGTCACGATCGTCGCGCCAGAGCCCTCCCTTGGTGGCGACGAACGCGTCGTCGTAGGGCGCGAGCGCCTCGCCGATCAGGCGCTCGGAGACCGCCGGGCCGTAGGAGTCGGCGGTGTCGATGAAGTCGACGCCGAGGTCGGTCGCGCGCTGGAGGACGTCCCGTGCTTCGTCCTCGTCGTCGGGCGGACCGATGATCTCCTCGCCGGTGAGTCGCATCGCGCCGAAGCCCAGTCGATGCACCGTGTCCTCGCCGCCGATGTCGAACGTGTCGCTCCGGTTTTCGGTTGCCATCGTCGTCACCGACGGCCGACCGACAGTAGCCTCTTTCGGCCCCGGCAGTCGGTCGGGCGTTTCTCGGACTTGAAAAGGGCGAGAGAACGATCGAGACGCGGACATCGACGCCGACAGTTCAGCCGGAGGAGGCGAGCTTCTCGGCTTGCTGTCGTGCCAACTCCACGAGTTCGGTCTGCCGGGCGTCGCGACCGGGCAGCGAGCTACTGCCCCCTTCTTCCTGTTCCGTAGACGGCATGTGGCTCATCCGGAACACGTGATCGGCCGCGACCACCTCGATGTCAGTTCTCGCGTCGTCCGACGACCACCACGCGAACGCCGTCTCGCCGATCGTGGGACTGGCCGTCTCGATGTCGTCCCGCGACCGATACCGACTTGGAAGGGTTCCGAGCGAACACGTCCCGCCGAGTGCGTCGAGCGTCTGCCCCTCACATCGCCAGAGTCGTGTCCGGAGGGTCCGCGTGTACGCCTCCGTACCGCGATACAGCACCGTTATCGTGCCGTTATCTCGAACCCGGGGCGCGGAGCCGTCGGCATACCTCCAGCCCGCACCGAGCGCCGGCGCGAGCAACAGCCTGTCCGCGGGCGGCTCCGGCGTCGGGACTGGCGTCGGCGTCGCCGTTGCCGTCGCTGTTGCTGTTGCTGTTGCCGTCGGTTGGGCCGTCGGGCTGTCGGTCGTTTGGTCGGCCGTCGCTCGGTCAGTCGTCGATTCGTCGGCCGTCCGGGCGATCACCGATCCCGTCGCAGTCCGTTCGGTTCGTGACTCGTCGGTCGCGTTTCCTGCTGGCTCTCCGGCCGTCGTTTCCGCGGCTGGTCCCTCGGAAGCGTTCGACGAACAGCCTGCGACGCCGACGATGCCGGCGATCGCGCCCAGCCCGCGAAGGTAGTCCCGTCTCCGCATCACTCGACCGTCTCTCGGAGCGATGCGTGCCGACAGTAGCCCGAACTGGTTCCATTCATCGGCTGTGATGACCGTTCTCTGTCAATGGTTGTGAGCGTGACGGTTTCGATCGGGAACCGTTCGGCGTCCCGACGTCGCTTCGTGTTCTGCTGTGGACCAAACCACTCAGAATCCACGGCGGTACTGCAACGGCGGCTCGGCATCCCCCGGACGATCGAGCGTCTCGGCGGCGTGGAGTGTGAAGTACGGGTCGCGGAGGTGTTCTCGTCCGAGGATCGCGAGGTCGGCCCGATCGTTGCGCACGATCGCGTCGGCCTGTTCCGGACTCGTGATTCCGCCGACCGCCCCTACCGCGACCTCGCCGTCGTTCTCCTCGCGGATCCGCTGTGCGTACGGCACCTGATAGTTCGGCCCCGCCGATGGCAGCTCCTGCTCGGGGTGGAGCCCGCCCGCACTCACATCGATCAGATCCGCACCCACCGTCGAGAGGTCGTCGGCGAGCTGTACCGACTGCTCGACCGTCCAGGAGTCGCGATCGGGGAGCCAGTCGGTCGCGGAGATCCGGACGAACACCGGCTTGCCGTCGGGCCAGACCTCCCGCACGGCGGCGGTCGCCTCGCGAACGATCCGTGTCCGGTCCTCGAACGAGCCACCGTAATCGTCCTCGCGGTGGTTGGTGACAGGCGAGAGGAACTCGTGGAGGAGGTAGCCGTGGGCGGCGTGAACCTCGGCGATCTCGAATCCTGCCTCACGGGCGCGTTCGGCCGCCGCTCCGAAGGAATCGATCACGTCCTCGATGTCCGCCTGCGTCATCTCGGCGGTCGCCGTCGCGCCGTCGTCGTAGGGCCACGGCTCGGCACTCGGCGCGACCGTCTCCCAGCCGCCGTTGTCGGGATGGAGGGGGGCGCTGCCG from the Halococcus salifodinae DSM 8989 genome contains:
- a CDS encoding aldo/keto reductase encodes the protein MATENRSDTFDIGGEDTVHRLGFGAMRLTGEEIIGPPDDEDEARDVLQRATDLGVDFIDTADSYGPAVSERLIGEALAPYDDAFVATKGGLWRDDRDAAWPRCGEPGYLRNAILGSLDRLRTDEIDLYQFHRPDPEVDYEESVNTFAEFKDEGKVNHVGVSNVSVEQLETARDVVEIATVQNQYNIGDREHEAVLEYCEDHDIGFIPWAPLGSGELDGLDEVAANHDATEYQVGLAWLLQHSPVMLPIPGTSSVDHLEENVAASEIDLTDDEIATIEG
- a CDS encoding NADH:flavin oxidoreductase/NADH oxidase is translated as MSEDLFTPLELRETRVPNRVMVSPMCQYSCEDRDGLATDWHLVHLGSRAAGGAGIVMTEATAVESRGRISPQDLGIWSDEHGAALAPVAEFIKGQGSVPAIQLAHAGRKASKSRPWDGSAPLHPDNGGWETVAPSAEPWPYDDGATATAEMTQADIEDVIDSFGAAAERAREAGFEIAEVHAAHGYLLHEFLSPVTNHREDDYGGSFEDRTRIVREATAAVREVWPDGKPVFVRISATDWLPDRDSWTVEQSVQLADDLSTVGADLIDVSAGGLHPEQELPSAGPNYQVPYAQRIREENDGEVAVGAVGGITSPEQADAIVRNDRADLAILGREHLRDPYFTLHAAETLDRPGDAEPPLQYRRGF